AATCGCATCGACGTCCCCGCGCTCGCGCGCGCGGAGGCAGAAGTGGTGCAGCCCCGCGCGGAGCTGGTCGAAGGGGCCGCGGCTCCTCGCCTCCGGGTCCGCGCGTACGAGGATCCCGGTGCGGCTCCCGATGCAGTAGACGATGTCGTCGCTCTTGATGAGCGTCCTCATCTCGAGGAAGTGGCAGAGCTGCTCCCAGAAGGGGATGCAGCTCGCGTCGGTCACCGTGAGCTGGATGTGCGCGATACCGTTGAGTTCGACGCCCATTCCTTGTTGCTTCGCTCACGTGGCGGGATGAATCAATAGGGCAAATTCATCAGCGGAGCGCGGCTTTCGACGCGGTGTCCCGCGAGCCACGTCGCCGCGCGAACGAGCGTCGTGCGAGGAAGACCCACCGTGCGAGCGTTGAGCTCGGCGCCTCGGTCGGGAACAGCCGCGGAAAGTGGAGGAAAAGACGGCG
The sequence above is a segment of the Deltaproteobacteria bacterium genome. Coding sequences within it:
- a CDS encoding VOC family protein, whose protein sequence is MGVELNGIAHIQLTVTDASCIPFWEQLCHFLEMRTLIKSDDIVYCIGSRTGILVRADPEARSRGPFDQLRAGLHHFCLRARERGDVDAIHRFVADELGAKIVHPPEDAPHFAPGYYSVLFEDPEGIRVEVNHVPGKGHFGAEGRLGPGGEGPADRYGEGGLTGSRRRGG